From Enterococcus mundtii, the proteins below share one genomic window:
- a CDS encoding DUF7006 family protein: MTTFFTKKAYLEGFKSIFEEAEKRASEDLKVYLNTQIQQLETLVSQICQENFWEIFPEILGIDAKMRLLADLLNFDNFLDVKEILRIVESDYLTYFKELCGYDRSKEPNHSMIFNVV, translated from the coding sequence ATGACGACATTTTTTACAAAAAAAGCGTATCTGGAGGGCTTTAAAAGTATCTTTGAAGAGGCTGAAAAGCGAGCAAGTGAAGACCTAAAGGTCTATTTAAACACCCAGATCCAACAATTGGAGACCTTAGTGAGTCAGATCTGTCAGGAAAATTTTTGGGAAATATTTCCGGAGATCTTAGGAATCGATGCCAAGATGAGGCTATTAGCAGATTTGCTCAACTTTGATAATTTTCTAGATGTGAAAGAAATACTTAGAATCGTTGAAAGTGACTATCTCACCTACTTCAAAGAATTATGTGGGTACGATCGCAGTAAGGAACCGAATCACTCCATGATTTTCAATGTAGTATAA